One stretch of Akkermansia sp. RCC_12PD DNA includes these proteins:
- a CDS encoding phage holin family protein has translation MGLIDKLKRTFVTPVMEEKEEGMAMARSLREAGAAALSHLEALYGLLKLELEEASKRLGQKMALLLLAAFMALFGYLFVWCLLTMIMAYYWNIIAGLAVTAGFHILVAAIALAMFSRIRVTPIAPATAEELKTDLSCLQMALKKSSNS, from the coding sequence ATGGGTCTGATCGACAAATTGAAACGCACCTTCGTCACCCCGGTCATGGAGGAAAAAGAGGAAGGGATGGCTATGGCGCGTTCTCTCCGGGAAGCCGGTGCGGCCGCACTCTCCCATTTGGAAGCCTTGTACGGCCTGCTCAAGCTGGAGCTGGAAGAAGCGTCCAAACGGCTGGGCCAAAAAATGGCCCTGCTCCTGCTGGCCGCCTTCATGGCCCTCTTCGGCTACCTCTTCGTATGGTGCCTGCTGACCATGATCATGGCCTATTATTGGAACATCATCGCAGGGCTTGCCGTGACAGCCGGGTTCCACATTCTGGTTGCCGCCATTGCTCTGGCCATGTTCAGCCGCATTCGCGTCACTCCCATCGCCCCCGCTACGGCGGAAGAACTTAAAACGGATTTATCATGTCTGCAAATGGCTCTCAAAAAAAGCTCGAACTCCTGA
- a CDS encoding MlaD family protein, which translates to MKQKLKPETWVGIFLIAGILMILGVILGFGGLKTTKEQTYPINIIFKDSAGLIKDSQIRLGGVSVGKVTKAPELLPSGNEVMLEASIQRGVKIQVGSVFRIDMQNILGDKYIEIVPPSPPTDQYIQPHETIMGQAESDISKLKNNAVVASEEILAILKRIEKNSGNIDEALLNISEAAKGLSQTTKIINENLLDQENLQYVKGVLMNMDKTGKELPGLMEETRTSIVSMKETIRDARKIIDGVEDKLERLDPAIKEIPSTLTALRKASDHIASVTADARKNQGFLGLLLYDARFRANAQEFIRNLRDYGILRYRNPNEPQIKPDPRGGFSGSRR; encoded by the coding sequence ATGAAGCAAAAACTTAAACCGGAAACATGGGTAGGCATTTTCCTGATTGCCGGAATACTCATGATCCTGGGGGTCATTCTGGGCTTTGGAGGGTTGAAAACCACCAAGGAACAAACTTACCCCATCAACATCATTTTCAAGGATTCGGCGGGCCTCATCAAAGACTCCCAGATACGGCTGGGCGGCGTTTCCGTGGGAAAAGTCACCAAGGCCCCGGAACTTCTGCCTTCCGGCAATGAAGTGATGCTGGAAGCCAGCATCCAGCGCGGCGTAAAAATCCAGGTGGGTTCCGTCTTCCGCATAGACATGCAGAATATTCTGGGAGACAAGTATATTGAAATCGTTCCCCCTTCCCCACCCACGGACCAATACATCCAGCCTCATGAAACCATCATGGGACAGGCGGAGAGCGACATCAGCAAGCTCAAGAACAATGCCGTGGTGGCCAGCGAGGAAATCCTGGCCATCCTGAAACGGATAGAAAAGAATTCCGGCAATATTGACGAAGCCCTTCTCAACATCAGCGAGGCGGCCAAGGGCCTGTCGCAGACCACCAAGATCATCAATGAAAACCTTTTGGACCAGGAGAACCTCCAATACGTCAAGGGCGTACTGATGAACATGGACAAGACGGGGAAAGAACTCCCCGGCCTGATGGAAGAAACCAGAACGTCCATAGTCTCCATGAAGGAAACCATCCGGGATGCCCGCAAGATCATTGACGGAGTGGAAGACAAGCTGGAGAGACTGGATCCGGCCATCAAGGAAATTCCCTCCACGCTCACCGCCTTGCGCAAGGCTTCCGACCACATTGCCTCCGTTACGGCGGATGCACGCAAGAACCAGGGCTTCCTGGGCCTGCTGCTTTATGACGCCCGCTTCCGCGCCAACGCCCAGGAATTCATCCGCAACCTGAGGGATTACGGCATTCTCCGCTACCGGAACCCGAACGAGCCCCAGATCAAGCCCGACCCGCGCGGCGGTTTTTCCGGCAGCCGACGCTGA
- a CDS encoding ATP-binding cassette domain-containing protein, with protein sequence MQPFIRVSQLKQSFGAQEVLKGVSFDVDKGELLALIGGSGAGKSVILKHLDGLMNPLDGYVDIDGRRISNVPEKIKREIRSKIGFMFQQGALFDSLSVGENVAFPLQEAGLKNEEELDSRISAALESVGLSGQEEKMPANLSGGMIKRVAVARAIVMTPECLLYDEPTAGLDPIVTDSISFLIRQICKDKGITTVIVSHDMPSVIRIADKIVYLREGTVYWTGTPEELLHSEDPVLKKFLYGDSGEDWASLAGMHENFQRVLLERAERERNQ encoded by the coding sequence ATGCAGCCGTTCATCCGCGTAAGCCAGCTCAAACAAAGCTTCGGCGCCCAGGAGGTGCTGAAAGGCGTGAGCTTTGATGTGGACAAGGGGGAGCTTCTGGCGCTGATCGGCGGTTCCGGCGCCGGGAAAAGCGTCATTTTAAAGCATTTGGACGGCCTGATGAACCCTCTGGACGGCTATGTGGACATAGACGGAAGGCGCATCAGCAATGTTCCGGAAAAAATAAAAAGGGAAATCCGGAGCAAGATTGGATTCATGTTTCAGCAGGGGGCCCTGTTCGACTCCCTCAGCGTGGGGGAAAACGTAGCTTTTCCCCTGCAGGAAGCAGGGCTGAAAAATGAAGAAGAGCTGGATTCCCGGATTTCTGCGGCGCTTGAATCCGTCGGACTCTCAGGACAGGAAGAAAAAATGCCCGCGAACCTTTCCGGAGGCATGATCAAGCGCGTGGCCGTAGCCAGGGCCATCGTCATGACGCCGGAATGCCTCCTGTACGACGAACCTACGGCTGGCCTGGACCCCATCGTCACGGACAGCATCAGCTTCCTGATCCGCCAGATCTGCAAGGACAAGGGCATTACCACCGTCATCGTCTCCCATGACATGCCCAGCGTGATCCGCATTGCGGACAAAATCGTCTATCTCCGGGAGGGAACGGTTTACTGGACCGGCACGCCGGAGGAACTGCTGCATTCCGAAGATCCGGTCCTGAAAAAGTTCCTGTACGGGGATTCCGGGGAAGACTGGGCCTCCCTGGCGGGAATGCATGAAAATTTTCAACGGGTTCTGCTGGAACGTGCGGAACGGGAAAGAAACCAATAG
- a CDS encoding type IV pilus twitching motility protein PilT — protein MAVIDQYFKYLVESGGSDLHLSEGQPPKIRVNGTISAISDENLEGQAFKTLLSEICDPQAFQKYLEEGDLDFAYEMDETSRFRCNYFKQQHGLGAVFRLIPTKIATLEELGVPTVVKEFAHMRSGLVLVTGPTGSGKSTTLAAIIDYINSNQARHIITVEEPIEFVHPNKKSIVTQREVPLQTPSFADGLRASLREDSDIVLVGEMRDLETISLALTAAETGLLVFGTLHTNNASKTIDRIIDVFPSDQQSQVRTMLAGSLRGVVAQLLMKRSDKPGRVAVNEILFATPAVGAIIREGATQKIPDVIVGGKSMGMQFMDDAIWQKLQQGIVSPEEAYMKSIEKKRFRNFLPPESARLADSGGGN, from the coding sequence ATGGCTGTTATCGACCAATACTTCAAATATCTCGTAGAATCCGGAGGCTCCGACCTTCACCTCAGCGAAGGCCAGCCCCCAAAAATCCGTGTCAACGGCACCATTTCCGCCATCTCTGATGAAAATCTGGAAGGCCAGGCATTCAAGACCCTGCTCTCGGAAATCTGCGACCCGCAGGCATTCCAGAAATATCTGGAAGAAGGCGATCTGGACTTTGCCTATGAAATGGACGAAACTTCCCGCTTCCGCTGCAACTACTTTAAGCAGCAGCATGGACTGGGCGCCGTCTTCCGTCTCATTCCCACAAAAATCGCTACGCTGGAAGAGCTGGGCGTTCCAACGGTGGTCAAGGAATTCGCCCACATGAGGTCCGGCCTGGTGCTGGTTACCGGCCCCACCGGTTCCGGTAAATCCACCACGCTGGCCGCCATCATCGACTACATCAACAGCAACCAGGCACGGCATATCATCACGGTGGAAGAACCTATCGAATTTGTCCACCCCAATAAAAAATCCATCGTCACCCAGAGGGAGGTTCCCCTGCAGACGCCTTCCTTCGCGGACGGCTTGCGGGCTTCCCTCCGCGAAGACTCCGACATCGTGCTTGTGGGGGAAATGCGCGACCTGGAAACCATCTCCCTGGCTCTCACCGCCGCGGAAACCGGCCTTCTGGTCTTCGGTACCCTGCACACGAACAACGCCAGTAAAACCATTGACCGTATTATTGACGTCTTCCCCTCCGATCAGCAGTCACAGGTGCGCACCATGCTTGCGGGTTCCCTCCGCGGCGTCGTGGCCCAGCTCCTGATGAAGCGCAGCGACAAGCCGGGACGCGTGGCCGTCAATGAAATCCTCTTTGCCACTCCCGCCGTGGGCGCCATCATCCGCGAAGGCGCTACGCAAAAGATTCCGGATGTCATCGTGGGCGGCAAATCCATGGGGATGCAATTCATGGACGACGCCATCTGGCAAAAGCTCCAGCAGGGCATCGTTTCCCCGGAAGAAGCTTACATGAAGAGCATTGAAAAGAAGAGGTTCCGCAACTTCCTGCCCCCCGAGTCGGCCCGTCTGGCGGATTCCGGTGGTGGAAACTAA
- a CDS encoding peptidylprolyl isomerase: protein MSPTGKFTFKLVIYGAFLLYLVGDLFIWHGFLAGRMDAYLKPMPGPPGDNSERIAEVYGEPLTANQLNRRIAELGILRQPAVLDMGDGMTLTHELDVQKELVPRARYDLISSSLLRLKTRVNDLQLPNRNAEAAQAEKQIQSRFDGDREKYLEMLHGQKLNEEQLRQKIAARLKQTEQLYRATIKVADPTDEELKIYYNLVKDRLKTPDLRQARHIFLSTLHKDDNQVKQAAEALLARLRAGESFERLAKSTSEDERTASAGGSLGWINPARTAETLDLDIASLPDNTPVLVKSKWGWHIMEASPLKKGRVPSYEEVLPALRNAAQSLRRAQATGLYMDGLIEEAHLKNRIKNKQKH from the coding sequence ATGTCCCCCACCGGAAAATTCACGTTCAAGCTCGTGATCTATGGAGCGTTCCTGCTCTATCTGGTGGGGGACTTGTTCATTTGGCACGGCTTCCTGGCGGGCAGGATGGATGCCTACCTGAAACCCATGCCGGGGCCGCCCGGAGACAATTCCGAACGCATCGCGGAAGTTTACGGAGAACCGCTTACCGCCAACCAGCTGAACAGGAGAATTGCGGAGCTGGGCATTCTGCGCCAGCCCGCCGTGCTGGACATGGGAGACGGCATGACGCTCACCCATGAACTGGATGTGCAGAAGGAGCTGGTCCCCCGTGCTAGATATGACCTCATCAGCTCCTCTCTCCTGCGCCTGAAAACCCGGGTCAACGATTTGCAGCTCCCCAACCGCAATGCGGAAGCCGCCCAGGCGGAAAAGCAAATCCAGTCCCGTTTTGACGGCGACAGGGAGAAATATTTGGAAATGCTCCACGGCCAGAAACTCAACGAAGAGCAGCTCCGGCAGAAAATTGCCGCCCGCCTCAAGCAGACGGAACAGCTTTACCGCGCAACCATCAAGGTTGCGGATCCTACCGACGAAGAACTGAAAATCTACTACAATCTGGTCAAGGACAGGCTTAAAACGCCGGATTTGCGGCAGGCCAGACACATTTTCCTCTCCACCCTGCACAAGGATGACAATCAGGTCAAGCAGGCGGCGGAAGCCCTGTTGGCGCGCCTGCGGGCCGGAGAATCCTTCGAACGGCTTGCCAAAAGTACCAGCGAAGATGAACGGACGGCTTCCGCCGGAGGCTCCCTGGGCTGGATCAACCCGGCCCGTACTGCGGAAACCTTGGATCTGGACATTGCCTCCCTGCCTGACAACACGCCTGTGCTCGTCAAAAGCAAATGGGGATGGCACATCATGGAAGCCTCCCCCTTGAAGAAAGGACGCGTCCCATCCTATGAGGAGGTGCTGCCTGCTTTGAGAAATGCAGCCCAAAGCCTCAGAAGGGCGCAAGCCACAGGATTATACATGGACGGTCTTATTGAAGAAGCCCATCTTAAAAACCGCATCAAAAACAAACAAAAACATTAA
- a CDS encoding sodium:solute symporter, which produces MFTDSLVIATYFLAIFGIGIYAGRKQKTLTDYALGNRSLPWWAILASILAAEISAATFLGAPGEGYHTRNFTYAQLCIGTILGRIIVGKLFLKPYYDYKVVSIYEYLEKRFGLLTRRTASMVFLISRVLASGTRLYFAGILLVIAYQFITNTPADSEQIVLLYIAALVIISIATTIYTAIGGLKAVVWTDVLQAAVLGVSMLSALWILFSHIPGGWDSISAVMNGGDDWKFFSWGTEKGLSFLEQCSHILGQEYTVWAAFLGATFITMATHGTDQDMVQRMLAAKNSKAGTRAVIVSGLMDFPIVLLFLFTGILLYVFYQYNPAALPADTPKLHVFPYFIIHELPGGVRGLLIAGLLATAMGSLSTALNSLATTATKDWYQGIFKPDATERQLLRCVRWGTVGFSLLLIMVGSVTAWYVVHHPEVRIIQIALGIFGYTYGSLLGIFLLGMLTRTRGNDTGNILAMAAGFIVIAVLTGLIPLPASWEQHIPEIAFPWRVTIGTLATFFVGLCFRSRHELPR; this is translated from the coding sequence ATGTTTACGGACTCCCTCGTCATAGCCACCTACTTTCTGGCCATCTTCGGCATTGGCATCTACGCGGGCCGCAAACAAAAAACCCTGACGGATTATGCTCTGGGAAACCGTTCCCTGCCCTGGTGGGCCATCCTGGCCTCCATCCTGGCTGCGGAAATCAGCGCGGCCACCTTCCTGGGAGCGCCGGGGGAAGGCTACCATACCCGCAACTTCACCTATGCCCAGCTCTGCATAGGCACGATTCTGGGCCGTATTATCGTCGGCAAGCTCTTCCTCAAACCTTATTACGACTATAAGGTAGTCTCCATTTATGAATATCTGGAAAAACGGTTCGGACTGCTGACCCGGCGCACTGCCTCCATGGTCTTCCTGATCAGCCGGGTTCTGGCCAGCGGAACCAGGCTCTACTTTGCAGGCATTCTGCTTGTCATTGCTTATCAGTTTATCACCAATACTCCGGCAGATTCCGAACAGATAGTCCTGCTCTACATCGCCGCTCTGGTCATCATCAGCATTGCCACCACCATTTATACGGCCATAGGCGGACTGAAAGCTGTCGTCTGGACAGACGTACTTCAGGCGGCGGTACTCGGCGTCTCCATGCTCTCCGCCCTTTGGATACTGTTCTCCCACATTCCCGGCGGCTGGGACTCCATTTCCGCCGTCATGAACGGAGGGGATGACTGGAAATTCTTTTCCTGGGGAACGGAAAAAGGACTCAGCTTCCTGGAACAGTGTTCCCACATTCTGGGACAGGAATATACGGTATGGGCAGCGTTTCTGGGCGCTACGTTCATCACGATGGCTACACACGGGACGGACCAAGACATGGTCCAGCGCATGCTGGCTGCAAAAAACAGCAAGGCCGGAACCCGCGCAGTCATTGTATCCGGCCTGATGGACTTCCCCATCGTCCTCCTGTTCCTCTTCACGGGCATTCTCCTGTACGTCTTTTACCAGTACAATCCGGCAGCCCTGCCCGCAGACACGCCCAAATTGCACGTATTCCCCTACTTCATCATTCATGAACTGCCCGGCGGAGTCCGCGGGCTACTCATCGCCGGACTGCTCGCAACCGCCATGGGGTCTCTGTCCACAGCACTCAATTCCCTAGCGACCACCGCCACGAAGGACTGGTACCAGGGCATCTTCAAGCCGGACGCCACGGAACGCCAGCTGCTCCGGTGCGTGCGGTGGGGCACGGTGGGATTTTCCCTGCTGCTCATTATGGTGGGCTCCGTCACGGCCTGGTACGTAGTACATCATCCGGAAGTACGCATTATCCAAATTGCTCTCGGCATCTTCGGCTACACGTATGGATCCCTGCTCGGCATCTTCCTGCTGGGAATGCTGACCCGCACCAGGGGCAACGACACCGGCAACATCCTTGCCATGGCGGCAGGCTTCATCGTCATAGCTGTTCTGACCGGACTCATTCCTCTCCCGGCTTCCTGGGAACAGCATATTCCGGAAATAGCCTTTCCCTGGCGCGTCACCATCGGCACCCTGGCAACATTCTTCGTCGGACTGTGCTTCCGCAGCCGTCACGAACTTCCCCGTTAA
- the kdsB gene encoding 3-deoxy-manno-octulosonate cytidylyltransferase has protein sequence MASARLQHIIGLIPARWGSSRFPGKPLHPIAGKPLVQHVWERVARCSRLDDMAIATDDERILGASLAFGAKAIMTSPGHPSGSDRLAEAVQAFPSATHIVNIQGDEPLIDPALIDRLADVLATDPALPMATVACPIDREEDLDNPNIVKVVLAGSGDALYFSRSAIPFARNSRISPPLRHLGIYAYRRDFLANYVCWKPTPLELTESLEQLRALENGAKIRVILTDHVSVGVDTPEQAAQVEQILLNTH, from the coding sequence ATGGCATCCGCCCGTCTCCAACACATCATTGGCCTTATCCCGGCGCGCTGGGGTTCTTCCAGATTCCCCGGCAAACCTCTTCATCCCATTGCCGGAAAACCACTTGTCCAACACGTATGGGAGCGGGTTGCCCGCTGCAGCCGGCTGGACGACATGGCCATTGCCACGGATGACGAACGTATCCTTGGGGCGTCGCTGGCGTTCGGGGCAAAGGCGATCATGACCTCTCCGGGCCATCCCAGCGGCAGTGACCGTCTGGCGGAAGCCGTCCAAGCGTTTCCTTCCGCCACCCACATCGTCAACATCCAGGGGGATGAGCCTCTCATTGATCCGGCCCTGATCGACCGCCTGGCTGATGTGCTGGCAACAGATCCCGCCCTTCCCATGGCCACTGTCGCCTGCCCCATTGACAGAGAAGAAGACCTGGACAATCCCAACATTGTAAAAGTGGTTCTTGCCGGCAGCGGAGATGCGCTTTATTTTTCCCGGTCCGCCATCCCATTCGCCCGCAATTCACGTATTTCCCCGCCCCTCAGGCATCTTGGCATTTATGCCTACCGCCGGGACTTCCTTGCAAACTATGTCTGCTGGAAACCTACCCCCCTGGAACTCACGGAATCCCTGGAACAATTGCGCGCACTGGAAAATGGGGCCAAAATCAGAGTCATCCTGACGGACCATGTCAGCGTGGGAGTGGATACGCCGGAACAGGCGGCCCAGGTCGAACAGATTTTATTAAATACACACTAG
- a CDS encoding type IV pilus twitching motility protein PilT: MSEYILPHVDGYLKLGQDFDCSDIHLAVNSRPTWRRFGQLLPIWEEAPNLTPKDTEILARGFLEEPEWNRLQQRGDVDFAYANDFGRYRASVVKQRLGYDICFRIINTKVRTMEEIGLPTDYVVPLTRYTNGLILVTGSVGSGKSTTLASIVDFINQDRHDHIITLEDPIEYIIPSKNCHVNQREVHKHTESFARALRGALREDPDVIMVGEMRDLETISLALTAAETGHLVLGTLHTGSAARTVDRVLDVFPVEQRDQIRIMVSESLRGIISQQLVPRADGNGRALAIEMLVNTPAIANCIREGKTFMIPGCIQTGKAQGMILMDDSLRALYQAGLITADDCLFRSEDKTIMKAFLGIK, encoded by the coding sequence ATGAGCGAATACATTTTGCCCCACGTCGACGGATATCTTAAGCTTGGACAGGACTTTGACTGTTCCGATATCCACCTTGCCGTCAACAGCCGCCCCACATGGCGCCGGTTCGGCCAGCTTCTGCCCATTTGGGAAGAAGCCCCCAACCTCACCCCCAAGGACACGGAAATCCTGGCCCGGGGATTTCTGGAGGAGCCTGAATGGAACCGCCTTCAGCAGCGCGGCGACGTGGACTTTGCCTATGCCAACGACTTCGGCCGCTACCGCGCCTCCGTTGTCAAGCAGCGCCTGGGCTACGACATCTGCTTCCGTATCATCAACACGAAAGTCCGCACCATGGAGGAAATCGGGCTGCCGACGGACTATGTGGTGCCTCTGACCCGCTACACCAACGGCCTCATTTTGGTGACGGGCTCCGTGGGTTCCGGTAAATCAACGACGCTGGCCTCCATCGTGGACTTCATCAACCAGGATCGCCACGACCACATCATCACGCTTGAAGACCCCATCGAATACATCATTCCCTCTAAAAACTGCCACGTCAACCAGCGTGAAGTGCACAAGCACACGGAATCCTTCGCACGGGCTCTGCGCGGCGCGCTCCGTGAAGACCCGGACGTCATCATGGTGGGGGAAATGCGCGACCTGGAAACCATTTCCCTGGCTCTCACCGCCGCGGAAACGGGCCACCTGGTGCTCGGCACGCTGCACACGGGATCCGCAGCCCGCACGGTGGACCGCGTGCTGGACGTCTTCCCGGTGGAACAGCGCGACCAGATCCGCATCATGGTCAGTGAATCCCTGCGCGGCATCATTTCCCAGCAGCTTGTTCCCCGGGCGGACGGCAACGGCCGCGCCCTCGCCATTGAAATGCTCGTCAACACGCCCGCCATTGCCAACTGCATCCGCGAAGGCAAGACCTTCATGATTCCCGGCTGCATCCAGACAGGAAAGGCCCAAGGCATGATTCTGATGGACGACTCACTCAGGGCCCTTTACCAAGCGGGGCTCATCACCGCAGACGACTGTCTCTTCCGCTCCGAAGACAAAACCATCATGAAAGCCTTCCTGGGCATCAAGTAA
- a CDS encoding DUF883 family protein has product MQDNQTELEPTVTATDASCSCPSARDMAVTRFHQARAFAAAKVNQIRKAATEQAGTIRDYAQEKGVVIRDKAKHLHEASEEYVKEKPTQSMLIAMGVGLLIGLLIRRR; this is encoded by the coding sequence ATGCAAGACAATCAAACCGAACTTGAACCGACCGTAACAGCAACGGATGCCAGCTGCTCCTGCCCCTCCGCCCGCGACATGGCCGTTACCAGATTTCACCAGGCCCGGGCTTTCGCTGCGGCCAAAGTAAACCAAATACGCAAGGCAGCCACGGAACAGGCGGGCACCATCCGCGATTACGCCCAGGAAAAGGGAGTGGTCATCCGCGACAAGGCCAAGCATCTTCATGAAGCCAGTGAAGAATACGTGAAGGAAAAGCCCACCCAGTCCATGCTCATCGCCATGGGCGTGGGTCTCCTGATCGGACTCCTCATCCGCCGCCGTTAA
- a CDS encoding CTP synthase, with the protein MKYIFVTGGVVSSLGKGLAAASIGTLLERCGLKVTLQKFDPYLNVDPGTMSPFQHGEVYVLNDGAETDLDLGHYERFVHCSLSRLNNLTSGQVFENVLRKERRGDYLGKTVQYIPHVTDEIKNRLYEVTEKSDVDIIITEIGGTVGDMEGHIFLEALRQFALEVGRDNVCFIHVTLLPYIKAAGEMKTKPTQQSVAKLREIGIQPDVIICRTEYDMSEDERRKIAMFCNVEAKNVIAFRDVKNTIYECPLDLSQDKIDRIVTKRLGLDVPPPNLADWQRYVGRVVSPSHSVRIAVVGKYIALQDAYKSIYESFTHAGAENDARVEILRVDAEELEEKGAEALIGSVDGLLVPGGFGDRGIEGKIQAVQYARTKGIPFMGICLGMQVAVIEYARHICGMDDANSTEFNKATPYPVICLQEEQKGIENMGATMRLGAYKALITPGTLAHKLYGKDNVNERHRHRYEFNPAYREDLEKAGLVISAINDEHGLVEVVELPTHPFFIACQYHPEFQSAPNRAHPLFSGLVSAALEYKSRS; encoded by the coding sequence ATGAAATACATCTTCGTCACAGGCGGCGTCGTATCATCTCTGGGCAAGGGCTTGGCAGCCGCATCCATCGGCACTCTGCTGGAACGCTGCGGACTGAAAGTGACCCTGCAGAAATTCGATCCCTACCTCAACGTGGATCCGGGCACCATGAGCCCGTTCCAGCATGGAGAAGTGTACGTTCTGAATGACGGTGCGGAAACGGACCTGGACCTGGGGCACTATGAACGCTTCGTCCATTGCAGCCTTTCCCGCCTCAACAACCTCACCTCCGGGCAAGTCTTTGAAAACGTATTGAGAAAGGAACGCCGCGGCGACTACCTGGGCAAGACGGTCCAATACATCCCCCACGTTACGGATGAAATCAAGAACAGGCTCTATGAAGTGACGGAAAAATCCGACGTGGACATCATCATCACGGAAATCGGAGGCACGGTAGGAGACATGGAAGGCCACATCTTCCTGGAAGCCCTCCGCCAATTTGCCCTAGAAGTGGGCCGGGACAACGTCTGTTTCATCCACGTCACCCTGCTCCCCTACATCAAGGCGGCCGGGGAGATGAAAACTAAGCCTACGCAGCAATCCGTCGCAAAACTCCGGGAAATCGGCATTCAACCCGACGTCATCATCTGCCGGACGGAATACGACATGAGCGAGGACGAACGCCGCAAAATCGCCATGTTCTGCAACGTAGAGGCTAAAAATGTCATTGCGTTCCGTGACGTGAAAAACACCATTTACGAATGCCCCCTGGACCTCAGCCAGGACAAAATCGACCGCATCGTGACAAAACGCCTGGGACTGGACGTCCCTCCCCCGAATCTGGCGGACTGGCAGCGCTACGTAGGCAGGGTCGTCAGCCCCAGCCATTCCGTAAGAATCGCCGTTGTCGGCAAATACATCGCCCTTCAGGATGCCTATAAGTCCATTTATGAATCCTTTACCCATGCCGGCGCGGAAAATGACGCCCGCGTGGAAATCCTGCGGGTGGATGCGGAAGAACTGGAAGAAAAGGGAGCGGAAGCCCTGATCGGTTCCGTGGATGGCCTTTTGGTGCCCGGCGGCTTCGGCGACCGGGGTATTGAAGGAAAAATACAAGCCGTACAATATGCGCGCACCAAGGGCATTCCCTTCATGGGCATCTGCTTGGGCATGCAGGTAGCCGTTATTGAATATGCACGCCACATTTGCGGCATGGACGACGCCAACTCCACGGAATTCAACAAGGCTACGCCCTACCCCGTCATCTGCCTTCAGGAAGAACAGAAAGGCATTGAAAACATGGGGGCCACCATGCGCCTGGGCGCCTACAAGGCACTGATCACACCGGGAACCCTGGCACACAAGCTTTACGGCAAAGATAACGTCAACGAACGCCACCGCCACCGTTACGAGTTCAACCCAGCCTACCGTGAAGATCTGGAAAAAGCGGGTCTGGTCATCAGCGCCATCAACGATGAGCACGGACTGGTGGAGGTAGTGGAACTCCCAACCCACCCCTTCTTCATCGCCTGCCAGTACCATCCGGAATTCCAGTCAGCACCCAACAGGGCTCATCCGCTCTTCTCCGGCTTGGTCTCTGCAGCGCTGGAATATAAAAGCCGCTCCTGA
- a CDS encoding ABC transporter permease codes for MQFYVATMIGRTAIGLIDRLGSIGLLLYQVCACMWTGKFRMRVLVEQIAKIGVQSQPVVIITGAFTGAVLEAQTLFQLQTVRMETMGGAVVAVGMFRELGPVITGLMLAGRVGSAMAAEIGTMKVTEQVDALKSMNVDPVDYLVKPRIQAMLISMPILMMEAVLVGIVSAFIVSITAFNVDQAYWMHFMSKFVAMGDIIVALVKALVFGLIISLISCREGLNTRNGAVGVGKSTMQAMVYASVALLIANFILTMILNSIFPMGFMR; via the coding sequence ATGCAGTTCTATGTAGCCACCATGATTGGCCGCACCGCCATTGGCCTGATTGATCGTCTGGGATCAATCGGACTGCTGCTGTACCAAGTGTGCGCCTGCATGTGGACCGGAAAGTTCCGGATGCGCGTCCTTGTGGAACAAATTGCAAAAATAGGCGTGCAGTCCCAGCCCGTCGTTATCATTACCGGAGCCTTCACGGGTGCCGTGCTGGAGGCGCAGACCCTGTTCCAGCTTCAGACGGTGAGGATGGAAACCATGGGGGGAGCCGTCGTCGCGGTGGGCATGTTCCGGGAGCTGGGGCCCGTCATCACCGGGCTGATGCTTGCGGGACGCGTGGGATCGGCCATGGCCGCGGAAATTGGTACCATGAAAGTAACGGAACAGGTGGATGCCCTTAAGTCCATGAACGTGGACCCCGTGGATTACCTGGTGAAGCCCCGCATCCAGGCCATGCTCATTTCCATGCCCATCCTGATGATGGAAGCCGTGCTGGTGGGCATCGTCTCCGCCTTCATCGTCAGCATTACGGCTTTCAACGTGGACCAGGCGTACTGGATGCACTTCATGAGCAAATTCGTAGCCATGGGGGACATCATCGTGGCGCTGGTCAAGGCGCTGGTCTTCGGACTCATCATTTCCCTCATTTCCTGCCGGGAGGGCCTGAATACCAGAAACGGGGCCGTGGGAGTGGGCAAGTCCACCATGCAGGCCATGGTGTATGCCTCCGTGGCGCTCCTCATTGCCAACTTCATCCTGACCATGATTCTCAACTCCATCTTCCCCATGGGATTCATGAGGTAA